The genomic stretch TCTAGCTGCGCTTATCGCACCTTCTGTGGCACCTAAATCGCCCAGCATACATACGAAGGATTCGCATACTTCAGATTGAATTGATTTTAAAAACGGAGTTGGGGGTAAACAATGGACAAGAAGCAAATGAAGTTGGAAAATCCAAAACGGCTTGAGGAGCTGAATCCGCAAGGAACTTTGAAGCGAATCGGGTTTCAAAGAAGTCATGTCTTATGTGACATTGGAGCAGGAAGTGGTATTTTCACACTTCCCGCCGCAAAAATGACCGATGAGGTTGTTTATGCAGTAGAGGCAAATTCTGAGATGTTGAAGATCATTGAAGGAAAAGCTAAGGATGAGAAGATTAATAATATTAAATATGTCTATGTCGAGGATGACCATTTTGATATAAAAGGAAAATCAGTCGATTTTGTTTTATTGGTAACCGTTTTACACGAAATTGAAGGCAAATCCGTCTTTATGAAAGAGATCGAGAGATTGTTAAACGATCAGGGTAAGATTGCGGTAATCGAGTTCCACAAACGCGAGACTCCCATGGGCCCTCCCATCCCCCATCGAATCAGTAAAGAAGACGTTTTGAGTGCCTTAGCTGATATAGATTTTGAAGTACAGGATGAGTTCGAGTTAGGGGAAAACTTTTATTGCCTCACTTTTGCCAGAAAAGACAAATAAAAATAGGATAAAACGTCATACTAAATACATCTCATGAAAGGAGAATTTAGTATGAAGAATGTAACCATGTTTACAACCAAAACCTGACCGCATTGTACAATCGCGAAGAAGTTTCTTTCGCAGAACAATATTCCCTATGTTGAAAGGGATGTCAATGTAGATTCTGAGGCGCTTATGGAACTGCAACGAAGAAAAATAGGTGGAGTACCCACGTTCTTTATTGACGAAGAAGTTGTGGTAGGATTTGATAAGAATAAAATTCTAGAGCTAGTTGAGCACTAGGAAATCGCCCGGCATACATACCATGACGAACGGGACCCCGTGGGGATGATGTCAACTTGGTCAAAAACTTCTTTAAGCTCGGGCTCTATTTGCTTAATAAAGTTGAAGTAATCACCGCCCTCTAGGGTCTCTGCCATATCCGTAATAAAGGAACGGTTTTGGTTATAATCGATAAGAATGACATACCCTTTTGCTACCCTGTTCATCTCTTGGTACATTGCTATTCTCTGCTGGGCATTTAACCCATGGGCAACAAAGGATGCTAGGGATACGTCAAAGCTATGGTCCGGAAAGGGTAGACCGGTAAGCACATCGGCTCGCACAAGGGGAATCTCCTTCTTGGCGAGCCTTTTTGTAGCCACCCCAAGCATACCCCGGCTGGGCTCCGCTCCGGTAATTTTCCATCCCGCATTATGCAATACAAAGCATAAAGCACCGGTGCCACAGCCCACGTCTAATGCTGTTGGGTAAACTGGTAAGGGGAATTCTTGCTTAACCTTTTCTAGATCACTCTTATACCTACGGGTTTGGTACTTGAAAAAAAGCCCATACATCGGTGCGATACGGTCAAATAAAGTTATCCCCCGGTCGTCGGTAGTCCTGCTCTTCTTTTTTTGCTCCATCGAATTTTGCCTCCTATTCCGCCACCTAGAGTTATGTTCACCGGCAATATTCCCTTCCATTTTATCTGAGGCGAATCTCCACTAAGTTAGAGAAAAAGGTAGCACCATTGCCCATATCGGAAAGGCGACTGGGGGTGAGGGAATTTATCCCGCCACGAATAGACAGATTGTCTAGCATTAAACTAATCTTATATTTCGTTTGTGCTACCCTGAATTCCTACATAGTGATTTAGGAAACTTGGCTTGTGTGAAGAATGAGCAGAAGCGATAACAAAAGAGGCCTTTACAAAGTGAACCTTATAGCATAAACTATAACCACAGTACATTACATGACTAATGTACTAATGGACTCCTAATAAAGGAGGTAGGGTCATGATCTTTAAACCAGATAGCATTAAGCCAATCTATGTGCAAATCGCCGAGTGGTTGGAAACAGAAATATTAAGCGGTCAACTGGCCGAGGATGAGCGAGTTTATTCTCAATATCAATTGGCGGAGATGTTTACTATTAATCCTGCCACAGCTGCCAAAGGGCTTAATCTTCTGGCAGAGGAAGAAATCGTTTACAAGAAGCGGGGTCTGGGCATGTTCGTGTCTACCCAAGCGAAGGAATATATATTAACCAAACGCAAGCAGCAGGTCCTCGGTCAGATGATCAAGGATGTGGTGGCCGAGGCCCAACGTTTAGGGGTAGAGGAAAAGGAATTGCTCCAGATGATGAAGCAGGCACGGGAAGAAATCTATCGGGGAGGAGATGGAGAAAGATGAGTGTAATAGAAGGTTTGCATCTAACGAAGGGCTATGGAGCGCTTCATGCAATTCAAGATTTATCCTTCACGATTGAAGCCAACACAATCACCGGGCTCATCGGCAGAAACGGGGCGGGGAAGACTACCCTTTTAAAGTTGATTGCCGGTCATCTTAGACCCACCCAGGGGGAGCTTAAGGTCTTTGGCCAAAAGCCCTTCGACAATCTAGCGGTCGCTGGAAACATGATCTTCGTGAGTGACAGCATGACCTTTCCGGACTCCTTTACCTTGCTCAATATTTTAAAGGAGGTCGCTGATTTTTATCCTAACTGGAGCCAATCGATTGCCCAAGGTTTATTTGATTATTTTCAGCTCAATCCCCATCAGCGGTACAGCAATCTCTCCAAAGGAAGCAAAAGCACGTTCCAGGCTATTATCGGGATTGCCTCGCGGTGTCCTTTAACCCTCATGGATGAACCCACCACCGGTATGGATTCGGCGGTGCGTAAGGATTTTTACCGAGCCTTGCTTAAGGATTATATTGAGCACCCTCGCACGGTGATTTTATCCAGTCACTTGTTAGGTGAGCTGGAAGATATTTTAGAGGATATTCTCCTCTTAGACCAAGGAACTAAGAAACTGCAGATGTCTACCCTAGACATGAAGCAATACGCCCTAGGCTTCCGTGGTAATGCCCAGGCCATCGAAGATCTCCTTCAAGAACACCTCCAGGGAAGCTCACCGGGGGAAGGGATTCTTCGCCGCGAAGAGTTTGCTAAGGGAAGTCTTTACGTAGTGGTCAAGGCAGAGCATCTTGTGGCTGGTTATGAGCGGATTCGGCAGCACGATGTGGAAGTGGTGCCCATAGCACTGGATGATCTTTGTATTTATCTCACAGCCAAGACCAAAGGAGGGATCGATGATGTCTTTAAACGAGGTTAGGCTAGCACCCGTCAGTTTGAAGCAGATTACCGCAAAGCAATATCTTTATAAGCTCAAGGGACATTCAGGGTTGATCCTTACTCTTGTCTTTATCCAACTATTGAGTCTCCTGTTTTCCCTAGGGTCCCGTGGAGGTATGTCTTCAAGTAATGAATTCCTGCAGGTCGTTGTCAACACGTATTCCGGAGATGTCTTCTTAGTCTTCTCGTTTATTTGGATGGTGGTAGTCTCTTCCTTTCTGATTTCCCAACCGTATCAAAGCATAGAGTTTTCAGTAGTAAATAACCGGGTTACCAGCCATCTCTCAAATATCCTGCTGATATTGACCTATGCGGTCTTCGCCGGCATAACCGCCACTTTAATGACAATACCCCAACGCTTTCTCCTGCTTATGACCCTCAAAGAATCGGAATTCCTCTTTGGTGGGTTGCAGATTGTACCCGGGGATCTCCTCTTGGGCTCCTTGGTCGCCTGTTTGTATTTGCTGCTCTTGGGGGCAGGTGCCTATTTTATTCAGACGGTTAGCCAGTCCTTGAGCAAGAAGCTGGGGATCATTCTTTGGATCACTCTCTTCGCTTTTGGCTTCGGTTATATACGCATCCTTGCTTTTCAAATGGGCAATCTCCTGAGCTTTTATACAGGGGAAAGTTCTTTGGGACTCTTTGTGGGTAAAGTGATCGGCAGCATCGTTCTACTTTTTGGGCTAAGTATCCTTATCTCACGGCAAACGGAGGTAAAAAGATGAAGGACATCAATCCGAAGCTGAATAAAAGAAGCAAATGGAAAAGCAATCTATTGACGGCAGGTGTCTACTTCGGTGTGCTGGTCCTCATGGCCCTCTTCGCAGCTTTTCTGAATCAAAGTGAAGGCTTTCAATCACCCAATGCAAAAGGTAAGGAGCTCTTAGCAGAAGCACCCAGTGATTGGTCAGCGGGTGGGTGGGAATATGATCTTCCCGAGGGTGGGCGCTTCGAGGAGCAAGATGGGGTATATAAGAACGGTACGTTGACCTATAAGGTAGAAGAAGTAAATGCACCACAATTAAAAATTAGTAAGATAGGCTATACGGGCTATGAGCAAATCTATCTAGAGCGCAAAGCCAGTGCCGATG from Desulfitobacterium dichloroeliminans LMG P-21439 encodes the following:
- a CDS encoding glutaredoxin family protein; translation: MKNVTMFTTKTUPHCTIAKKFLSQNNIPYVERDVNVDSEALMELQRRKIGGVPTFFIDEEVVVGFDKNKILELVEH
- a CDS encoding class I SAM-dependent methyltransferase, which encodes MEQKKKSRTTDDRGITLFDRIAPMYGLFFKYQTRRYKSDLEKVKQEFPLPVYPTALDVGCGTGALCFVLHNAGWKITGAEPSRGMLGVATKRLAKKEIPLVRADVLTGLPFPDHSFDVSLASFVAHGLNAQQRIAMYQEMNRVAKGYVILIDYNQNRSFITDMAETLEGGDYFNFIKQIEPELKEVFDQVDIIPTGSRSSWYVCRAIS
- a CDS encoding ATP-binding cassette domain-containing protein, whose translation is MSVIEGLHLTKGYGALHAIQDLSFTIEANTITGLIGRNGAGKTTLLKLIAGHLRPTQGELKVFGQKPFDNLAVAGNMIFVSDSMTFPDSFTLLNILKEVADFYPNWSQSIAQGLFDYFQLNPHQRYSNLSKGSKSTFQAIIGIASRCPLTLMDEPTTGMDSAVRKDFYRALLKDYIEHPRTVILSSHLLGELEDILEDILLLDQGTKKLQMSTLDMKQYALGFRGNAQAIEDLLQEHLQGSSPGEGILRREEFAKGSLYVVVKAEHLVAGYERIRQHDVEVVPIALDDLCIYLTAKTKGGIDDVFKRG
- a CDS encoding class I SAM-dependent methyltransferase, encoding MDKKQMKLENPKRLEELNPQGTLKRIGFQRSHVLCDIGAGSGIFTLPAAKMTDEVVYAVEANSEMLKIIEGKAKDEKINNIKYVYVEDDHFDIKGKSVDFVLLVTVLHEIEGKSVFMKEIERLLNDQGKIAVIEFHKRETPMGPPIPHRISKEDVLSALADIDFEVQDEFELGENFYCLTFARKDK
- a CDS encoding GntR family transcriptional regulator — protein: MIFKPDSIKPIYVQIAEWLETEILSGQLAEDERVYSQYQLAEMFTINPATAAKGLNLLAEEEIVYKKRGLGMFVSTQAKEYILTKRKQQVLGQMIKDVVAEAQRLGVEEKELLQMMKQAREEIYRGGDGER